The following are encoded together in the Flavobacterium haoranii genome:
- a CDS encoding SAM-dependent methyltransferase, which translates to MKPLQFLGKLYLIPTTLGEMNPEDVLPQTIKRSIDFIDHFIVENEKTARRFIKSVQPDKKQSELKLSLLNKHTETSEHYKMLEPLLNGLNVGLMSEAGCPGVADPGAVIVKLAHDKGIQVVPLVGPSSILLAIMASGMNGQSFAFNGYLPIDNNEKKAAIKQFERLSQEKNQSQLFIETPYRNNKLFEDLVNILQPNTHLCIACDITLPTEFIKTKTIKEWKKNKVDLHKRPCIFIIHKE; encoded by the coding sequence ATGAAACCTTTACAATTTTTAGGCAAACTTTACTTAATCCCAACTACACTGGGAGAAATGAATCCTGAAGATGTATTACCTCAAACCATAAAACGAAGCATAGATTTTATTGACCATTTTATAGTTGAAAACGAAAAAACTGCAAGACGCTTTATAAAAAGTGTTCAGCCTGATAAAAAACAATCAGAACTTAAACTTAGTCTCCTTAACAAGCATACTGAAACCAGCGAACATTATAAAATGCTAGAGCCTCTTTTAAATGGTTTAAATGTTGGATTAATGAGTGAAGCGGGTTGTCCTGGTGTTGCAGATCCAGGTGCTGTAATTGTAAAATTAGCACACGACAAAGGAATTCAAGTTGTTCCTCTAGTAGGTCCAAGTTCAATTTTATTAGCTATAATGGCGAGTGGCATGAACGGGCAAAGCTTTGCATTTAATGGTTATTTACCAATTGATAACAATGAAAAGAAAGCTGCAATAAAACAATTTGAAAGACTATCACAAGAAAAAAACCAGTCGCAATTATTTATTGAAACTCCCTATAGAAACAATAAACTTTTTGAAGATTTAGTAAATATTTTACAACCCAATACACACCTTTGTATTGCTTGTGATATTACTTTACCTACCGAGTTTATTAAAACTAAAACTATAAAAGAGTGGAAAAAAAACAAGGTCGACTTACATAAGCGACCTTGCATATTCATTATTCACAAAGAATAA
- a CDS encoding IMPACT family protein, whose amino-acid sequence MNENEIIDTYKTIDQPSIEVLFKDKNSKFFGYAIPVTSEDEIKEHLAELKKQHFSARHWCYAFQIGTETKYHRANDDGEPNNSAGMPIYGQIQSFEVTNVLVVVVRYFGGVKLGVSGLINAYKTTAQMALEECEIIEKTIDKHFLVNFDYKNMNKVMRVIKEKNISIVNQKMELACEIEIATRKKNAEEIFNIFNTLFEVSIKEKEDL is encoded by the coding sequence ATGAATGAAAACGAAATTATTGACACTTACAAAACCATAGACCAACCCTCAATTGAAGTTTTATTTAAAGATAAAAACAGTAAATTTTTTGGTTACGCTATTCCAGTTACTAGTGAAGATGAAATTAAAGAACATTTAGCAGAACTTAAAAAACAACATTTTTCTGCTAGACACTGGTGTTACGCATTTCAAATTGGAACTGAAACAAAATACCATAGAGCTAATGATGATGGCGAACCTAACAATAGTGCTGGAATGCCTATATATGGCCAAATTCAATCTTTTGAAGTAACTAATGTTTTAGTAGTTGTAGTTCGTTATTTTGGCGGAGTAAAATTGGGCGTCAGTGGTTTAATAAATGCTTATAAAACTACTGCGCAAATGGCTTTAGAAGAATGTGAAATAATTGAAAAAACTATTGACAAACATTTCTTAGTAAACTTCGATTACAAAAACATGAATAAAGTTATGCGTGTTATCAAGGAAAAAAACATTTCAATAGTTAATCAGAAAATGGAATTAGCTTGTGAAATTGAAATAGCAACACGAAAAAAAAATGCTGAAGAAATCTTCAACATTTTTAATACACTTTTCGAAGTATCCATTAAAGAAAAAGAAGATTTATAA
- the ribD gene encoding bifunctional diaminohydroxyphosphoribosylaminopyrimidine deaminase/5-amino-6-(5-phosphoribosylamino)uracil reductase RibD, with protein MMTHEHFMQRAIQLAKNGLGTTYPNPLVGSVIVHNGKIIGEGWHKKAGEPHAEVNAVNSVKDKSLLNEATIYVTLEPCSHFGKTPPCCDLIIANEIPNVIVGTIDPFAKVAGTGIQKLKDSGKNVMVGILEKECQELNKRFFTFHQKKRPYIILKWAESEDGFLAPDKILRQAQNDNRPYWITNIYSRQLVHKWRTEEQGILVGTQTVLDDNPSLDARDFFGTNPTRIIIDKSNKIDESFNVKNGKINTLIFSESIFLTEIQKYSHKKSIFDTHFLFFLLNELYHENIQSVIIEGGKKTLESFLEKNLWDEARVFVGKNKLYNGLKAPKIKAIHCEHQFIMNDELKTYRNYD; from the coding sequence ATGATGACACATGAACATTTTATGCAACGCGCCATTCAATTGGCAAAAAATGGATTAGGAACAACTTATCCAAATCCGCTTGTAGGAAGTGTTATTGTACATAACGGAAAAATTATTGGCGAAGGTTGGCATAAAAAAGCTGGTGAACCTCATGCTGAAGTTAACGCTGTAAATTCGGTTAAAGATAAGTCTTTACTTAATGAAGCAACTATTTATGTAACTCTAGAACCATGTAGTCATTTTGGAAAAACGCCACCTTGTTGCGATCTTATAATAGCAAATGAAATTCCAAATGTTATTGTAGGAACCATTGATCCGTTTGCTAAAGTTGCAGGAACAGGAATTCAAAAATTAAAAGATTCTGGTAAAAATGTAATGGTTGGAATCTTAGAAAAAGAATGTCAGGAGTTAAACAAAAGATTTTTTACATTTCATCAAAAAAAGCGCCCTTATATTATTTTAAAATGGGCCGAAAGTGAAGATGGTTTTCTTGCACCAGATAAAATTCTTAGACAAGCTCAGAATGACAATCGCCCTTATTGGATTACCAATATTTATTCGCGACAATTGGTTCATAAATGGCGAACTGAAGAACAAGGTATTCTTGTTGGTACACAAACTGTCTTAGATGACAACCCTAGTTTAGACGCACGAGATTTTTTTGGAACTAATCCTACCCGAATAATAATTGACAAAAGCAATAAGATTGATGAGTCCTTTAATGTGAAAAACGGAAAAATCAATACTTTAATATTTTCAGAATCTATTTTTTTAACAGAAATTCAAAAATATTCACATAAAAAAAGTATATTTGATACTCATTTTTTATTTTTCCTACTAAATGAATTATACCACGAAAACATTCAATCTGTTATAATTGAAGGTGGTAAAAAAACTTTGGAATCGTTTCTTGAAAAAAATCTTTGGGACGAAGCTCGAGTTTTTGTTGGAAAAAATAAATTATACAACGGATTAAAAGCCCCAAAAATTAAAGCAATTCATTGTGAACATCAATTCATAATGAATGATGAACTAAAAACATATAGAAATTATGATTGA
- a CDS encoding DUF2279 domain-containing protein: MSFFLFANFLSFGQSSFDNFFKPSDTLNVTRKKTVLITEGVTLGGALIGLNQLWYKDYPKSNFHTINDNNQWLQLDKVGHFYSTYHVGKIGADVLAWSGALKKEQLLYGATVGFGFLTVVEIFDGYSQEWGFSWGDMLANASGTGLYVGQELLWHEQRITPKFSFHQTHFAQNRPETLGNSFNEQLLKDYNGQTYWLSFNLYSFTHSKVLPKWLNVALGYGGTGMIYGSNSEAFENGISQSPSREFYLSLDVDLTKIETKSHFLKTIFSAFNTIKVPAPTLQIGDFNGVKGHFVYF; the protein is encoded by the coding sequence TTGTCGTTTTTTTTATTTGCCAACTTTTTAAGTTTCGGACAATCAAGTTTTGATAACTTTTTTAAACCTTCAGATACTTTAAATGTTACTAGAAAAAAAACCGTTCTCATTACAGAAGGTGTTACTCTAGGAGGAGCTTTAATAGGATTGAACCAATTATGGTATAAAGATTATCCAAAATCAAATTTTCATACGATTAATGATAATAATCAATGGTTACAACTAGATAAGGTCGGACATTTTTATTCTACTTACCATGTTGGAAAAATTGGTGCTGATGTTTTAGCTTGGAGCGGTGCCTTAAAAAAGGAACAATTGTTATATGGTGCAACAGTTGGTTTTGGATTTTTAACAGTAGTAGAAATTTTCGATGGTTATTCTCAAGAATGGGGTTTTTCTTGGGGCGATATGTTGGCAAATGCTTCGGGAACAGGGCTTTATGTGGGGCAAGAATTACTTTGGCACGAACAAAGAATAACACCAAAATTTTCTTTCCATCAAACTCATTTTGCTCAAAATAGACCAGAAACTCTAGGAAATTCTTTTAATGAGCAGTTATTAAAAGATTATAACGGACAAACTTATTGGCTTTCTTTTAATTTATATTCTTTTACGCATTCAAAAGTTTTACCAAAATGGTTAAATGTAGCTTTGGGTTATGGTGGAACTGGGATGATTTATGGGTCAAATTCCGAAGCTTTTGAAAACGGAATTTCCCAATCTCCAAGTCGCGAATTTTATCTTTCTCTCGATGTAGATTTGACGAAAATTGAAACAAAATCTCATTTTTTAAAGACTATTTTTTCTGCATTTAATACCATAAAAGTTCCTGCACCAACACTTCAAATAGGTGATTTTAACGGAGTTAAAGGGCACTTTGTCTACTTTTAG
- the prmC gene encoding peptide chain release factor N(5)-glutamine methyltransferase — translation MKIKELKIQFQNQLENIYDVEEIDIFFFMITEHFYKIRRIDFSLKPDFEIQNIAEWETIISDLKQEKPIQYILGEAWFYGLPFKVNENTLIPRSETEELVEWIIESQKYVTSSGVERTILDIGTGTGCIPISLKTNLPEAEVFAIDISEEALEVAKFNAKQNEVQVNFIQSDILKVEDLLSLRAESRSLPKFDVIVSNPPYVRNLEKVEIKKNVLEYEPHLALFVEDNDALLFYRKIAQLALQALKPSGFLFFEINQYLGKETVEMLIQLGYQNIELRKDLKGNDRMIKCKRYE, via the coding sequence GTGAAAATAAAAGAACTTAAAATACAATTTCAGAATCAGTTAGAAAATATTTATGATGTAGAAGAAATAGATATTTTTTTCTTCATGATAACGGAGCATTTCTATAAAATTCGTCGTATTGATTTTTCCTTAAAACCTGATTTTGAAATTCAAAATATTGCAGAGTGGGAAACTATCATTTCCGATTTAAAACAAGAAAAACCAATTCAATATATTTTAGGTGAAGCTTGGTTTTATGGTTTGCCATTTAAAGTGAATGAAAATACTTTAATTCCTCGCTCTGAAACAGAAGAATTAGTTGAATGGATTATCGAAAGTCAAAAGTATGTCACATCGAGCGGAGTCGAGAGGACTATTCTTGACATTGGAACTGGAACTGGCTGTATTCCCATTAGTTTAAAAACTAATTTACCAGAAGCTGAAGTTTTTGCAATTGATATTTCTGAAGAAGCATTGGAAGTTGCAAAGTTTAATGCGAAGCAAAATGAAGTTCAAGTAAATTTTATTCAGTCAGATATTTTAAAAGTCGAAGATTTATTGTCACTTCGAGCGGAGTCGAGAAGTCTTCCTAAATTTGATGTTATAGTTTCTAATCCGCCTTATGTTAGAAATTTAGAAAAAGTAGAAATCAAAAAGAATGTCTTAGAATATGAACCGCATTTGGCACTATTTGTAGAAGACAACGATGCTTTGCTTTTCTACAGAAAAATTGCCCAACTGGCATTACAAGCTTTAAAACCTAGTGGTTTTCTTTTTTTTGAAATCAATCAATATTTAGGCAAAGAAACAGTTGAAATGTTAATCCAACTTGGTTATCAAAATATCGAATTGAGAAAAGATTTAAAAGGTAATGATAGGATGATAAAATGTAAGAGGTATGAATAA
- a CDS encoding HAD family hydrolase: MIDAIIFDFGDVFINIDKEHCHNQLKKLGLKEWNSELDILNHNYEIGKIDEIQFMGGLQKHIPNASVLEIRDAWNTVLKDFPENRLEFIQMLAPKYKMYLLSNTDRTHIEKFEHKFGLSFARDFYSCFEKVYFSFEFGFRKPDEKAFQFILNNHHLIPKKTLFVDDNADNIASAKNLGLKTWHLNPKTEDVVQLLDYMKNLND; the protein is encoded by the coding sequence ATGATTGATGCTATTATTTTTGACTTTGGTGACGTTTTTATCAATATTGACAAAGAACATTGTCATAACCAACTGAAAAAATTAGGGTTAAAAGAATGGAATAGCGAATTAGACATTCTTAATCATAATTATGAAATAGGAAAAATTGACGAAATTCAATTTATGGGAGGTTTACAAAAACATATTCCAAATGCAAGTGTTCTTGAAATTAGAGACGCTTGGAATACTGTTTTAAAAGATTTTCCTGAAAACCGATTAGAGTTTATACAAATGCTTGCTCCAAAATACAAAATGTACTTGCTAAGCAATACTGACCGAACACATATTGAAAAATTTGAACATAAATTTGGACTATCTTTTGCGAGAGATTTTTACAGTTGTTTTGAGAAGGTTTACTTTTCTTTTGAATTTGGATTTAGAAAACCCGATGAAAAAGCATTTCAATTTATCTTAAACAATCATCATTTAATTCCTAAAAAAACACTTTTTGTTGACGACAACGCTGACAATATTGCTAGTGCAAAAAATCTTGGACTTAAGACTTGGCATTTGAATCCAAAAACTGAAGATGTTGTACAACTTTTAGATTATATGAAAAACTTAAATGATTAA
- a CDS encoding GNAT family N-acetyltransferase, with product MNIRTIKKEDNPQIATIIRNVFDELDAPKCGTAYADPILDTLYEVYQEPKSIYFVIENEGKIVGGGGLASLQNGENAYCELQKMYFAPEARGLGLGKQIIENCLAFAKEQGFKYCYLETLPFMESARKLYEKMGFQYLDKPLGATGHTSCDVWMIKEL from the coding sequence ATGAATATTAGAACCATTAAAAAAGAAGATAATCCACAAATTGCAACAATAATTCGCAATGTTTTTGACGAGTTAGATGCACCAAAATGTGGAACAGCTTACGCTGATCCTATTTTAGATACTTTATATGAAGTGTATCAAGAACCTAAATCTATTTATTTTGTTATTGAAAACGAAGGGAAAATAGTAGGTGGAGGAGGTTTAGCATCTCTACAAAATGGAGAAAATGCGTATTGCGAATTGCAAAAAATGTATTTTGCACCAGAAGCTAGAGGATTGGGTTTAGGTAAACAAATTATTGAAAATTGTTTAGCATTTGCTAAAGAACAAGGCTTTAAATATTGTTATTTAGAAACTTTACCTTTTATGGAAAGTGCTCGAAAACTTTATGAAAAAATGGGTTTTCAATATTTAGATAAACCACTTGGAGCAACAGGACATACAAGTTGCGATGTTTGGATGATAAAAGAATTATAG
- a CDS encoding four helix bundle protein, giving the protein MRIDMKSRTKKFTINCSLLCSKLPHTREFNAYVNQLIRCSSSVGANYRASQRAKSTADFINKLKIVEEEADESLFFLEIISEINTDKDLKIEIEYLLKEGNEILAIVVASIKTSRNNQNSRS; this is encoded by the coding sequence ATGAGAATAGACATGAAATCAAGGACAAAAAAGTTTACAATAAATTGTTCTTTGTTGTGTTCAAAATTGCCGCATACAAGAGAATTTAACGCATATGTAAATCAATTAATAAGATGTTCAAGCTCAGTAGGGGCAAATTATAGAGCTTCTCAGCGTGCTAAATCAACAGCAGATTTTATAAATAAATTAAAAATAGTTGAGGAGGAAGCAGATGAGAGTTTATTTTTCCTTGAAATTATTTCTGAAATTAATACTGATAAAGATTTAAAAATAGAAATAGAGTATCTTTTAAAAGAAGGAAATGAAATTCTAGCTATTGTTGTGGCTTCAATAAAAACATCAAGAAACAATCAAAATTCCAGAAGCTAA
- a CDS encoding low molecular weight protein-tyrosine-phosphatase: protein MPTKILMVCLGNICRSPLAEGILQAKLSKNDFIVDSAGTGGWHAGEKPDKRSIAIAKQKGLDISQQKARQFSAKDFKEFDFIYAMDMSNYKNILSLAENEADKTKVTLILNELFPGENVEVPDPYYGGVDGFENVYNMLDKACDVIAEKLTK, encoded by the coding sequence ATGCCTACTAAAATTTTAATGGTTTGTTTAGGCAACATTTGTCGTTCTCCATTAGCAGAAGGCATCTTACAAGCTAAACTTTCCAAAAATGATTTTATAGTAGATTCAGCAGGAACAGGCGGATGGCATGCAGGCGAAAAACCAGACAAACGATCAATTGCCATTGCTAAACAAAAAGGATTAGATATTTCTCAGCAAAAAGCACGACAATTTTCAGCAAAAGATTTTAAAGAATTTGATTTTATCTATGCTATGGATATGTCGAATTACAAAAATATTTTGTCGCTAGCTGAAAATGAAGCAGACAAAACAAAAGTTACATTAATACTTAACGAATTATTTCCTGGCGAAAATGTTGAAGTTCCAGATCCATACTATGGAGGAGTTGATGGTTTTGAGAATGTTTATAACATGCTCGACAAAGCTTGTGATGTAATTGCAGAAAAACTAACAAAATGA
- the dnaA gene encoding chromosomal replication initiator protein DnaA, with amino-acid sequence MSKTAQSVWENCLSFIKDNIQEQAYKTWFEPIQSVDLTDNALSIQVPSKFFYEWLEEHYVKLLKVALTKELGPNAKLLYKIKMENSYNNKLPFTHQIPSNDRQAVKPQEVDVPIVQKDPELKNPFIIPGIRNINIDSQLNSNYSFDNFLEGDSNRLARSAGMAVANKPGGTSFNPLLIFGGVGLGKTHLAHAIGVEIKEKHPEKTVLYISAEIFTQQYIESVKKNTRNDFIHFYQLIDVLIIDDVQFLSGKSGTQDVFFHIFNHLHQNGKQVILTSDKAPVDMQDIEQRLLSRFKWGLSAELHQPDYETRISILKNILYRDGVEMPEEIIEYVAKNIKSNVRELEGAIISLIAQSSFNKKEVTIELAKQVVEKFVKNIKREISVDYIQKIISDYFQLDIETLQSKTRKRDVVQARQLAMFFAKKYTKNSLASIGSQIGNRDHATVLHACKTVDNLVSTDKQFRKFVDDLNKKLSQ; translated from the coding sequence ATGAGTAAAACTGCGCAATCAGTATGGGAAAACTGTCTGTCATTCATAAAGGATAATATCCAAGAACAAGCCTATAAAACTTGGTTCGAACCGATACAGTCAGTTGACTTAACAGACAATGCGCTTTCTATTCAAGTGCCTAGTAAATTCTTTTACGAATGGCTAGAAGAACATTATGTTAAACTTTTAAAAGTAGCATTAACTAAAGAACTTGGACCAAACGCAAAGTTATTGTATAAAATTAAGATGGAAAACTCTTATAACAATAAACTTCCGTTTACACACCAAATTCCTAGTAACGATAGACAAGCAGTAAAACCTCAAGAGGTTGATGTACCTATTGTACAAAAAGATCCTGAACTAAAAAATCCTTTTATAATTCCTGGTATACGAAATATTAACATAGATTCTCAACTAAATTCTAATTATAGTTTTGATAATTTCTTAGAAGGAGATTCAAACCGATTAGCTAGAAGTGCTGGTATGGCAGTTGCCAATAAACCAGGAGGAACTTCATTTAATCCTTTGTTAATATTTGGTGGTGTTGGACTTGGTAAAACACATTTAGCTCATGCAATTGGTGTTGAAATCAAAGAAAAACATCCTGAAAAAACAGTTTTATATATTTCGGCTGAGATTTTTACGCAACAATATATTGAATCTGTTAAGAAAAATACACGTAACGATTTTATTCACTTCTATCAATTAATAGATGTACTAATTATTGATGACGTTCAATTTTTATCAGGAAAATCTGGAACACAAGATGTTTTCTTTCACATTTTCAACCATTTACACCAAAATGGAAAACAGGTTATTTTAACATCTGATAAAGCTCCTGTCGATATGCAAGATATTGAACAACGTTTATTATCTCGTTTCAAATGGGGACTTTCAGCGGAGCTACACCAACCTGATTATGAAACACGTATTTCTATCTTAAAAAACATTTTATATCGAGATGGTGTAGAAATGCCAGAAGAAATTATAGAATATGTTGCAAAAAATATCAAATCAAACGTAAGAGAACTTGAAGGAGCAATAATTTCTTTAATTGCTCAATCTTCTTTCAATAAAAAAGAAGTTACAATTGAACTTGCAAAACAAGTTGTAGAGAAATTTGTTAAAAATATTAAACGTGAAATTTCTGTTGATTACATCCAAAAGATTATTTCAGATTACTTTCAACTTGATATTGAAACGCTACAATCGAAAACACGTAAAAGAGATGTTGTTCAAGCTCGTCAATTAGCCATGTTTTTCGCTAAGAAATACACAAAAAATTCTTTAGCAAGTATTGGTAGTCAAATTGGAAATAGAGATCATGCAACGGTTCTTCATGCTTGTAAAACTGTAGACAACTTAGTTTCTACTGATAAACAATTCCGTAAGTTTGTTGATGATTTAAACAAAAAACTATCGCAATAA
- a CDS encoding acyl-CoA thioesterase — protein MKIFDIQVRVRYAETDQMGVVYHGNYAQYFEMGRVEWLRNLGVSYKWMEDNGVMLPVVSLSMNYKKSARYDDLLTIRTILKKLSSVKIEFDYEIYNEANELLTTGNSVLVFVDMKTGRPTMAPKYVSEKVELL, from the coding sequence ATGAAAATTTTTGATATACAAGTCCGGGTGCGATATGCTGAAACAGATCAAATGGGTGTGGTTTATCACGGGAATTATGCGCAGTATTTTGAAATGGGAAGAGTAGAGTGGTTAAGGAATCTTGGAGTCTCTTATAAATGGATGGAAGATAATGGTGTAATGCTTCCTGTAGTTTCGCTTTCTATGAATTATAAGAAATCGGCGCGTTACGATGATTTACTGACTATAAGAACAATTTTGAAGAAACTGAGTTCTGTTAAAATTGAATTTGATTACGAAATTTATAATGAAGCAAACGAGTTATTAACAACTGGAAATTCCGTACTAGTATTTGTTGATATGAAAACGGGAAGACCAACTATGGCTCCAAAATATGTTAGTGAAAAAGTTGAGCTTTTATAA
- a CDS encoding peptidoglycan-binding protein LysM: protein MTKKGLYFLGLTILVLSVLTGFNSAKTETLEGFYLDKNSNYVYGVPSEGNELESETSVVIPFVGKTFVGFREAIAFKESRGKLSLVNPFGYMGKYQFGRSTLRTLGIYDFQEFLHNADWQEKAFRALIARNKWELRNEIEKYCGRKINGIEITESGLLAAAHLGGAGSVKKYLRSNGRSGFKDGFGTSLRSYIKKFEGYDVSHIPANKNAKVDLD from the coding sequence ATGACGAAAAAAGGTTTGTATTTTTTGGGACTAACCATCCTAGTACTATCAGTTTTAACAGGATTTAATTCAGCAAAAACTGAAACACTTGAAGGATTCTATTTAGATAAAAACAGTAACTATGTTTACGGAGTGCCTTCAGAAGGAAATGAGCTAGAAAGTGAAACGAGTGTTGTAATTCCGTTTGTAGGAAAAACATTCGTAGGTTTTAGAGAAGCAATTGCTTTTAAAGAATCAAGAGGAAAACTTAGTTTGGTAAATCCATTTGGATATATGGGAAAATACCAATTCGGAAGAAGTACTCTAAGAACTTTAGGAATTTACGATTTTCAAGAATTCCTTCATAATGCCGATTGGCAAGAAAAAGCGTTTAGAGCTTTAATTGCTAGAAATAAATGGGAACTGCGCAATGAAATTGAAAAATATTGCGGTAGAAAAATAAACGGCATTGAAATTACTGAATCTGGACTTTTAGCAGCAGCACATTTAGGTGGAGCTGGTTCTGTAAAAAAGTATTTGAGAAGTAACGGAAGAAGCGGTTTTAAAGACGGTTTCGGAACTTCATTAAGAAGTTACATTAAAAAATTTGAAGGATATGATGTATCACACATTCCTGCAAATAAAAATGCTAAAGTAGATTTAGATTAA
- a CDS encoding DMT family transporter, which produces MINILLALFFSGCLYIAFKIFKHFNVDTFQAIVFNYLIAFILGLILNQSNIELHQVYEQGWFANCVILGILFIVVFYVIGKTTQVNGLTVASVASKMSMIIPILFGIFYFKENVTNLIVLGIVLALFAVFFVSKNENEKINFSSFKFPILLFFGAGIIDTLINYAQHTHLTKDEVSLFSGFTFLFAFIFGCFSIVYKILKKEFHFELRNFIAGIALGVPNFFSMFYLTKALQTENMDSSIIFTILNIGVILFTTFVGIIFFKEKMSKQNYFGIALAIIALFLVTN; this is translated from the coding sequence ATGATTAATATTTTATTAGCACTCTTTTTTTCAGGGTGTTTGTACATTGCTTTTAAAATCTTCAAACATTTTAATGTAGATACTTTTCAAGCAATTGTTTTCAATTATCTTATTGCTTTTATTTTAGGTTTAATTTTAAACCAATCGAATATAGAATTACACCAAGTTTACGAACAAGGTTGGTTTGCTAATTGTGTAATTTTAGGCATTTTATTTATAGTTGTTTTTTACGTAATAGGAAAAACTACTCAAGTTAACGGTTTAACAGTAGCTTCAGTAGCCAGTAAAATGTCTATGATTATTCCTATTCTATTTGGAATTTTCTATTTTAAAGAAAACGTAACAAATTTAATTGTACTAGGAATTGTTTTAGCACTTTTTGCTGTTTTCTTTGTTTCCAAAAATGAAAATGAGAAAATAAATTTTTCCTCATTTAAGTTTCCAATTCTTTTATTTTTTGGCGCAGGAATTATTGACACTTTAATTAATTACGCACAGCATACTCATTTAACAAAAGATGAAGTAAGCTTATTTTCAGGTTTTACCTTTCTATTTGCTTTTATTTTTGGCTGTTTTTCAATAGTTTATAAAATTTTAAAAAAAGAATTTCACTTTGAACTTAGAAATTTCATAGCAGGAATTGCTTTAGGTGTTCCCAACTTCTTTTCGATGTTTTATTTAACTAAAGCATTACAAACCGAAAACATGGACAGTTCAATAATTTTTACAATATTAAATATTGGTGTAATTTTGTTCACAACATTTGTTGGCATTATCTTTTTTAAGGAAAAAATGAGCAAACAAAATTATTTCGGAATTGCCTTAGCCATTATAGCGCTATTTTTAGTTACCAATTAA